Proteins from one Catenuloplanes atrovinosus genomic window:
- a CDS encoding NAD+ synthase, translated as MATLRLALAQVNPTVGDIPGNAALVRRWTRAAAGSGAHLVAFPEMMLTGYPVEDLIYRESFVAASRAALDALAAGLAEDGLGDLPVIVGYLDSDGPARIRADATPGRGPRNAAAVLHGGAVVARYFKHHLPNYGVFDEDRYFVPGADLTVVRVGGVDVALTICEDIWQAGGPFAVAREAGVGLVVNINGSPYELDKDDVRLPLVQRRAAEAGATVAYVNMIGGQDELVFDGDSMIVAADGTLLARAPQFTETMLIHDLDVPTGEADPRPVEGAMGVVRAHVSDRLTPLDPAGLAGGVVERCTAAEEIWRALVLGLHDYVEKNGFSSVVLGLSGGIDSAVVATIAVDALGPQRVTGVSMPSEYSSEHSRDDAADLAKRQGLDYRVQPIAPMVDAFLANLTLSGLAVENLQARVRGITLMALSNQEGHLVLTTGNKSELAVGYSTLYGDSVGGFNPIKDVPKTLVWKLARWRNEEALRRGETPPIPENSISKPPSAELRPGQLDSDSLPDYDVLDAILAGYVDGDLGRDGLVAAGHDPAVVDRTLRLVDIAEYKRRQSAPGPKISIKAFGRDRRLPITNRFRERDS; from the coding sequence ATGGCCACGTTGCGACTCGCGCTCGCCCAGGTGAACCCGACCGTCGGTGACATACCCGGAAACGCCGCCCTGGTGCGCCGGTGGACGCGCGCCGCCGCCGGCTCCGGCGCCCATCTGGTCGCGTTCCCCGAGATGATGCTGACCGGCTACCCGGTCGAGGACCTGATCTACCGCGAGTCGTTCGTGGCCGCGTCCCGCGCCGCGCTCGACGCGCTCGCCGCCGGACTGGCCGAGGACGGCCTCGGCGACCTGCCGGTGATCGTGGGCTACCTCGACTCCGACGGCCCGGCCCGGATTCGCGCGGACGCCACGCCCGGCCGCGGCCCGCGCAACGCGGCCGCGGTGCTGCACGGCGGCGCGGTCGTCGCCCGCTACTTCAAGCACCACCTGCCGAACTACGGCGTCTTCGACGAGGACCGCTACTTCGTCCCCGGCGCCGACCTGACCGTGGTGCGCGTCGGCGGCGTGGACGTGGCGCTGACCATCTGCGAGGACATCTGGCAGGCCGGCGGCCCGTTCGCGGTGGCGCGGGAGGCCGGCGTCGGGCTGGTCGTCAACATCAACGGCTCGCCGTACGAACTGGACAAGGACGACGTGCGCCTGCCGCTGGTGCAGCGCCGGGCCGCGGAGGCGGGCGCGACCGTCGCCTACGTCAACATGATCGGCGGGCAGGACGAGCTGGTCTTCGACGGCGACTCGATGATCGTGGCCGCGGACGGCACGCTGCTGGCCCGCGCGCCGCAGTTCACCGAGACCATGCTGATCCACGATCTGGACGTACCCACCGGTGAGGCCGATCCCCGTCCGGTGGAGGGCGCCATGGGCGTCGTCCGCGCGCACGTCTCGGACCGGCTCACGCCGCTGGACCCGGCCGGGCTTGCGGGCGGCGTGGTGGAGCGCTGCACCGCGGCGGAGGAGATCTGGCGCGCACTGGTCCTCGGCCTGCACGACTACGTGGAGAAGAACGGCTTCTCGTCCGTGGTGCTGGGCCTGTCCGGCGGCATCGACTCGGCCGTGGTCGCCACGATCGCGGTCGACGCGCTCGGCCCGCAGCGGGTGACCGGCGTCTCCATGCCCAGTGAGTACTCCTCGGAGCACTCCCGCGACGACGCCGCCGACCTGGCCAAGCGCCAGGGCCTGGACTACCGCGTGCAGCCGATCGCGCCGATGGTGGACGCGTTCCTGGCCAACCTCACGCTCTCCGGGCTCGCGGTGGAGAACCTCCAGGCACGGGTACGCGGCATCACGCTGATGGCGCTCTCCAACCAGGAGGGCCACCTGGTGCTCACCACCGGCAACAAGAGCGAGCTGGCGGTCGGCTACTCCACGCTCTACGGCGACTCGGTCGGCGGCTTCAACCCGATCAAGGACGTGCCGAAGACGCTGGTCTGGAAGCTGGCCCGGTGGCGCAACGAGGAGGCGCTGCGCCGCGGCGAGACGCCGCCGATCCCGGAGAACTCGATCTCCAAGCCGCCGAGCGCGGAGCTGCGCCCCGGCCAGCTGGACTCCGACTCGCTGCCGGACTACGACGTGCTGGACGCGATCCTGGCCGGCTACGTCGACGGCGACCTGGGCCGGGACGGCCTGGTCGCGGCCGGGCACGACCCCGCGGTCGTCGACCGCACGCTGCGCCTGGTGGACATCGCGGAGTACAAGCGCCGCCAGTCCGCGCCCGGCCCGAAGATCTCGATCAAGGCGTTCGGCCGGGACCGGCGCCTGCCGATCACGAACCGCTTCCGGGAGCGCGATTCGTAA
- the panB gene encoding 3-methyl-2-oxobutanoate hydroxymethyltransferase, translated as MSEEVPTLYGIAANRRIRTRDLIAAKQRGERWPMLTSYDQYTASIFDQAGIPVLLVGDSAANNVFGYETTVPVTVDDLLPLVRAVVRATSSALVVADLPFGSYEEGPTQALRTAVRFMKEGGAHAVKLEGGRRAAAQIAAITDAGIPVMAHIGFTPQSEHVIGGYRVQGRGDDAERVLADAHAVAEAGAFAVVLEMVPGEVAKRVTHDLEIPTVGIGAGPDTDAQVLVWQDMAGLRTGKAPRFVKRYADLAGELTRATRAFADEVRGGEFPAGEHTFH; from the coding sequence ATGTCCGAGGAAGTACCCACGCTGTACGGCATCGCCGCCAACCGGCGCATCCGCACGCGGGACCTGATCGCCGCCAAGCAGCGCGGCGAGCGCTGGCCCATGCTGACCTCGTACGACCAGTACACCGCGTCGATCTTCGACCAGGCCGGCATCCCGGTCCTGCTGGTCGGCGACTCCGCCGCGAACAACGTCTTCGGGTACGAGACCACCGTCCCGGTCACGGTCGACGACCTCCTGCCGCTGGTCCGCGCCGTGGTGCGCGCCACCAGCAGCGCGCTGGTCGTCGCGGACCTGCCGTTCGGGTCGTACGAGGAGGGCCCCACGCAGGCGCTGCGCACCGCCGTCCGGTTCATGAAGGAGGGCGGCGCCCACGCGGTGAAGCTGGAGGGCGGCCGCCGCGCCGCCGCCCAGATCGCCGCGATCACCGACGCCGGCATCCCGGTCATGGCCCACATCGGCTTCACGCCGCAGAGCGAGCACGTCATCGGCGGCTACCGCGTGCAGGGCCGCGGCGACGACGCCGAGCGGGTGCTGGCGGACGCCCACGCGGTCGCCGAGGCGGGCGCGTTCGCCGTGGTGCTGGAGATGGTGCCGGGCGAGGTCGCCAAGCGCGTCACGCACGACCTGGAGATCCCGACCGTCGGCATCGGCGCCGGGCCGGACACGGACGCGCAGGTGCTGGTCTGGCAGGACATGGCCGGCCTGCGTACCGGCAAGGCCCCGCGCTTCGTCAAGCGCTACGCGGACCTGGCCGGCGAGCTCACCCGCGCCACCCGCGCGTTCGCGGACGAGGTCCGCGGCGGCGAGTTCCCGGCGGGCGAGCACACGTTCCACTGA